The genomic interval TGAGCTCGAGCTGGCGCGCTTCGCCGAGGGGCCCCGGCGCATCCCGCTGGCCGAGTTCCGCGAGCTGGTGCGCGAGATCAAGTGGGGGATGTGAGATCGCTACGTGAAAATAACTTACGATACAGAGGCCGACGCGATGTATATCCAAATCCGCGAGGCCGAACACGGCTCGACGCGAGAAGTAGCGCCGGGTTTGATATTAGATTTCGACGCTACGGGGGAAGTTACCGGTATCGAGCTATTATTCGTGAGCGAGCGTATTCCGATAAAGGAATTGCTGGATATTAATATCCAACTCGCCGTCGGCGCGAAATAAACTCGGGTTTTAAAATAGGTACGCTCGCCGAGTTCCGCGAGCTGGTGCGCGAGCTCAAGTGGGGGATGTGAAACGAGCTATATGAAATTCAAAGTCCACATCGAACCGGATGAGGACGGCGTCTTCGTCGCGACGGTACCGGCCCTGCCCGGGTGTATCTCGCAGGGGAAGACGGAAGAGGAAGCGGTCGCGAATATTCAGGAAGCGATCGCCCTTCATCTCGAATGTATGGCCGAGGATGGGGTGCGGGTCGGAACCTATTCATAACCGAGATTCGCCGAGTTCCGCGAGCTGGTGCGCGAGATAAAGTGGGGGATGTAGTATCCTGCCATGAAAATAAGCTACGACCGAGAAGTTGACGCGATTTATATCCAATTCCGGGGAGGGCGATTCGACCGTTGTGAGGAAACTTCGCCCGGGATAATTTTAGACCTGGACGCCGACGGCGCGGTGTTAGGGATTGAAATCCTCGACGTGAGCCGGCGGACGGGCCTGAAAGACCTTTTCGATATTAATATCTCGCCCGTCGGTGTGAAATAACGAACCGGCTTATTAAAAAGGTTAGCCGAGTTCCGCGAGACGGTGCGCGAGATCAAGTGGGGGATGTGAGATTATCCCCAAAGGAGTCAGCGTTATGAAAATTCTAATAGCGATATATCAGGACGAAGACGGCGTCTTCATCGCGGAATGTCCGGCTATACCCGGCTGCGTAAGCCAAGGGACGACGGAGGAAGAGGCCGAGTCGAATATTAAACAAGCAATTAAAGAATGTCTCGAGGTCCGCGCCGCGAAGGGAATGCCGCTCACGGTCGAGGTCCGCGAGCTCGAGGTAAACGTTTAGTGCCGAAAATACCGGTATTGAAACCCGACGAAGCCGTGAAAGGTTTCGAGAGGTTGGGGTGGGAAGTGGCGCGGCACCGAGGGAGCCATATAATTTTAACGAAACCGGGC from bacterium carries:
- a CDS encoding DUF2283 domain-containing protein; its protein translation is MKISYDREVDAIYIQFRGGRFDRCEETSPGIILDLDADGAVLGIEILDVSRRTGLKDLFDINISPVGVK
- a CDS encoding type II toxin-antitoxin system HicB family antitoxin gives rise to the protein MKILIAIYQDEDGVFIAECPAIPGCVSQGTTEEEAESNIKQAIKECLEVRAAKGMPLTVEVRELEVNV
- a CDS encoding type II toxin-antitoxin system HicB family antitoxin — translated: MKFKVHIEPDEDGVFVATVPALPGCISQGKTEEEAVANIQEAIALHLECMAEDGVRVGTYS
- a CDS encoding DUF2283 domain-containing protein, which codes for MKITYDTEADAMYIQIREAEHGSTREVAPGLILDFDATGEVTGIELLFVSERIPIKELLDINIQLAVGAK